The nucleotide sequence GATTCAACTGGTAGACAGTGCAACAACTGTGTGACGCTGTGATTAAAGATTGTCACAGATTGTGACATCTGTTCATTTCAAAGTAAATGTATGACAAATACTATTCATGTAAATctcacttatagcggttcatgttgtttaattgtaacttgtttaactacatgctcttatggctcttccctttggcacttactttggttgttcataatgtgtgcttcatgttttggctactcgcaatgtttttgtggctatcttgttgttatgatcagtgacctatgcactttgtaaaagTGCAAAgtgctctctcttggaagtcgctttggataaaagcgtctgctaaatgaataaatgtaaatgtaaatgttgtctcTTATCCATGCACATAGggtaacactttagatccaGTTGCTTGTCACAAGCTCGCATTAGTTCAAATGTAACCTTTATAAGATGCTTATTAACTTTAATATGTGTTAATAAGACTTAATAACTTACTAGGGCTTTATTACCTATTTACGCTTATTACAAGCACCTGAATCTAAAGTGTTTCCTCACAAGGATGTAAACAGTTGGTCGTGTCTCACCGTGCCCTGCAGTGTGTCCAGCTGCTCACACTTGCCCTGGCATCCCATCACCCCCTGCAGGTCCTGCCGCACCCGCCCCAGCTCCGCCTCCAGCCGCTGCACCTCTGCCAGCAGGGCATCGTGGGCCTTCTGCTCCACGCccacactgagggagagagagggcttacAAACAGCCACTTGAAGAACGTTCCCTTGAAGAACGTTCCCGAAAAGTATTTTTCCCTCCAATTCGACCTTCTGTCACAtcactttttttctcccttttctttTAGAAGACACCTCGCTCGTCTCTCACAAGCTTTCCTTTTTCACGTACATACACCATTTTTTCCCTCATGGAACTGTGAACCTTTTGAAGGATACCCACAGTTCAGAGAGcctgttagcttagcatcagtGCACCCACCTGATAGGAGCTGGGGCAGgtgccggggctggggccgggggtgctgtggaggccagggaggccctctccttctccctcagctcctcctcttcctgctgcctctgctgctgctcctgctgcctctgctggtcctcctgctgcctctgctgctcctcctgctgcctctgctgctcctcctgctgcctctgctgctcctcctgctgcctctgctgcacCCCCTGGCAGGAACACAGGACCATGAGCTCCAGGAAACACGTGGACTGTTACAGTTCTCTACAGTGGTGTAGTGTACTACACAGTATAGCCGTGTACAGTAGTGTAGAGTAGTGCAGTATATAGTAGTGTCGTGTACAGCAATGTTAAGCAGTGCAGTATACAGTGGTGAAGTATGTAGTAGTGTAGTGGTGTATATAATAGTGTTCGTGTACAGTAGTGTCTTGTACCTGGGTCTTAACAGCCAGCTGCTGCAGCAGCACCTCCAGCTCTGCCAGCCTGGCTTCCTGACTCTGCTGTCGCTCCCTCTGCTGCTCctcagactggagagagagagggaggaaatagggggagagacagagagagagagagagacaggtgtcaCCGATCAGTATCTGCACCCATCAGACCCATTCAAAGTGAATGCACAGCACAGCCAGCGGTACGGGCGacagccccccacctcccctctacgcctccacccctctcccccctccccaggacccCCACCTGTGTCCTGTGGCTgccctcctgctccagctctcCACGGAGCGCGGCCAGCCTGTCCTCCAGCAGGCCGGAGACCCAGAGGCCCAGGCCGTCCCGGTCGGTGCGGCTCTCCAGCTGCAGCCTCAGGCCCTGGTATAGGCCCAGGGCGTCCCCGTGGCGACGCTCCTGCTCCTGGTCGCCCTGCTGGACCTGCTCCCACAGCACGGCCAGGCGGCGCTCCACGCGCTCCAGGCGCTCCAGGTCCACGCCGCTGACCACCGCAGCTGAGGGGAGGGCCGGCtggacgggggagggagagagggaagggggagcggaggggggtGAGTGTAGCGGAAGAGAGttggtaaaaacaaaaaacaaaagctAAAAATCGGTGAAGTTGAACGTGCAAATGTTCACACGGCCACGCGCACTCTCTGGCTCTCACCTGtgcctggggggtggaggccgCGGCGGACTTCTCCAGGGGCACGACGGCggcgggggatgggggggtggagacgGCGACGGAGGCAGGGACCAGGCTGGCCAggtaggtgaggggggaggtcaggtTGAAGGccggcaggagggagaggagggtggcacTGGACGGACCCCAGAACCACAGAGCTGAGGACAAGATTAAACAGTTTGGGGTTTCATTTCACGTGGAGTGGAGTTCTGCAGGTAGAGGGGATGTGTGGATAGCTGACTGCGTAGATGTCGCTCGCCTGATGTGTGTGCCTTTAgcatgtgaaagtgtgtgtgtgtgtgggtgtgtatgtgcgtgaggaaaggagagcagaTCCATAGAAGGGGCAGATGCTGTCTCTAGGAGCCCAGAGATGTGACCTGAATCTGGGACTGGATTTGGATCATACACTGGGGACATGTGCTGGTTAGAAACTCCACTGCCATGTGTCtgatgtatctctgtgtgtgtgtgtgtgtatgtttgaggaAAACTCACTCACCCAGGATCAGCAAGAGGGGCAAGAGGAACAGGAGCAGTTTCCATAGTTTAGGCAGGCACctgggacacagacacacacaatgcactcCTTGAGACAAGACGCAAACAGACCAGACCCAGTAACCTTTGGGTCCCCAGATGAGGCAAAGCTAAATAATTGAATCCAGATGCAAAATTGAAAAGGTTCAAGTAAATAATTCACTCAGCGCGTCCCTCGTGCGCGTGGCATATAAATAAGTCCGGTCATAACTTGGCCCCTCATCGTCTGAAGTTATGACCAATGTCAGACTGCAAACACTAATTCAACACAACCTGAGGTCACTGATGTGAATTTAATAGGCTGCCGTGAAATCTCAACAAATGCAATCAAATAACCCAAAGCCTAAACTAATCCTGGACTAAAACCACAGACTGCCAGCGCAGCAGTGTAGGGatctgcctgcgtgtgtgtgtgtatatgtgtgtgtgtgtgtctcaccgtgtCAGGATGAAGACGTtcaggagagacatgagagacacCAGCTGGTACCATCCTGTCCCCACACACCACAGCACTCCTCTGCCTGCCTTCCCTGGaccggagagaaggagagaaaagatgaccattaaaaaaaaagtcacaacagggagaagaagaaaaaagctaCAGGTGAGAGTAaacaacaaagagagagagatagagagagactgagagagagagagctagagagagagagagagagagctagagagagagagagagagctagagagagagctagagagagagagctagagagagagagagacagagagagagctagagagagagaaagagagagatagagagagagagctagaaagagagagagagctagagagagcgagagacagagaggtgagccCTGGGTGAGGGGTTGTCTGTATGCTAACCTGGAGCAGCCAGGATCATCCACAGCACTGAGAGCAGCTTCTGGGCCAGGCCTGCCACCCCGGACCCCGCCACCCTGCCCGCCCTCAACATCCAGTAGCCAGGCTGCAGCAGACAGTAGcctggggtagagagagggatggagacacacacacacatattgttaCCAATGAAATTCTGACAGAACTCTAGATAAAAAGAAATGTGTACACTTAAAATAACAACGTGTTTAATTCCTAAAAGGCCCCCAGTTTAACTGCATATAGACGCATGGCTGTGCGGTAACTCGTGACGTTGGCAGCAGTGCTGGCACCTCCGTACAGGGGCTCAGTGGAGAGGACAGAAGTGTGTTAACCTGTGTAAGCTAGGAGGCTCCACAGCGCCCCCACCAGGCGGCGGgccctggaggtgtgtgtgtggaccacagtgtgtgtctccaggtgctgCTTCCCTTTGCAGTCGTCACCTGCGGAACGTTCcccaggatggatggatggatggatggatggatggatgaatggatgggggGAGAAATGATAACAAACACAACGCAAAGGATGAGTTTATGGATGACTTCAGAAAAGGCAACATGGTTTACGATGACAACGCAAATTAGGCAATGGTGAAGCAACTCAGTAAGTCAGAACCAAAAAATGGGGAATGTGACATAAACCATAAGAATGACACAGCACTGAATCATGCATATTTAACATTGTGTCGTGTTATCGTGTGTTTGAATAACTGGAAAGTCACTAGTTTGACAGTGTAAAAAGTCACGGACCAAAGGCTAGGctgcacagctgtgtgtgtgtgtaaatatttgGAGAcgctcctcccaccctccctctttctatcccccccccccccccccccccccctcaatctttcccccctccctcctgctggtGTTCATGTGACACAGCAGTCCCTTGTTCTCAGGGTCTCCTGCTTGACACATTTTGAATGCTGCTCATGGCCATTAGTCATCTCTGACACCAGGGTCACCTCATTCACCCTGGGTGGGCGTGACAGGGACAGCTGGAACTTTCCGGAGCCTGGGACTGTTCCATGGAAATATTTCAAACGAAACCCTTAATTTCTCCTCTTTCGCTTTCACAATGACTAGCCGATATAAACAAGTGCAGAGTCACTTGACTGGACCACTAGCTAGTCATGGGAGGCAGACAGCTAACTAGTCCACACAGACCTTGTGTACTGGtccacacggggggggggggcacacatgGCATTCACTTTGTGTCCGTCTCTCTGTGTAGGGGATTTGATCGAAAGGTCTAAGAGGCTTTGTGGGTttgagcgtgagtgtgtgtgtgtgtgtgcgcgtggaggACTTACAAAGGGAGCCGTTCAGACCGAGGTGTCCGTCTCCTGTCACCATGTCTTTCACATTCATGCTCCCACAGTAGCTGGAGTGAGCTGGAACAGGAACATTTACATGAATTTACAAGCCAAATCACGACGTCATGCGGCGTGGACTGATTGACAAGAGTTCTCACACGGGTTGGAATCAGAGCTGTTTGCATGATGTCACCCAGGTGACGAACAGACAGAGGAGGACAACAATCATAATGTACAAAACGAGACAATTAGAAGGAGGAGAATATGAGTGAAAGTGGGGGGCAAGTTTGAATAGTTGTGTCGGTCTTTCACTCGAAGAATATGGAGATGAAGAGCCGGGAGGAGACAGTTCTATACAAACTCTAAACagttcaaacagacacacaaggagTAAAGGTGCCTTCCGCACTGCTGTTCAAACATCCTTTCACACGGATGTTTTCAATCCCAGACGACTGCATACGACGACAGAGAAACACAAGGGGAAAAAAGCTGGAGAGAAATTGAATTGATTTTGAAGACAagcaacccccccaaaaaaagttcCACAGAAGGACTGAGGGGGGGACACACGAGGGGCCGGTCAGAAcggttgacccctgaccccggcCGCTTGCAGGTACCTTTGCCTTCGTAGCCGTTAGCTCTGTAGCCCATCCTGTGGAGGGTGCTCTGCTTGACCAACCACAGGCCAGCCACGCTGGAAGACACTGCTCGCCTGGCTGAGTCGCACACCGACGCCATCAAACCTGGTGACACACCACACGCTCGCGGttcaggctggggagagggcgaGCGCTGGGGACCCCAAAACGGCacccacacaacaacaaaaaagtagtTCACATCACATTCTGAAGGCTGGGGAGTAGAGGCGAGTACAATTTGGAGCACGGAGCGAAAGGAATGACAATCTCAGACGGAGTGGGGAAAAAAGGTAGGGCatgaaagagagcgaggggagaTGAAAACATCCCATTTCGGGGGGCTGGAAAGacaggtgtgtggaggagagcttAGAGGAGAAGATTGAGTCTGTGCATCCGAGATGAGCGATGAAGGAAGAATGACAGCACAAAGGacgtggagagggaggacagtcaGCGGGCCATCCTGTGACAGAacagagaacagacagacagacagacagacagacagacagacagatagacaaacaGGCTGGAGACagaatggaggaaaggaaaggtgaGGAGCTCTCCAGATATGTCATATGAAGTGATGCACtggaaggaagaaagaacaCATCAAAACTGAATGTTGAAGTAGAATAAGACAAATGTATATATAATTTATACATATTTGTCTTACAGCTCTACGGCCTTCCCAAGGAAAACCAAGACCCAGTCAGACGAACAGGGTCACGAGAGATGGATGAAGATCGGAGGGAGACAAAAGGAGTCTCCTTTCAGAGAAAGTGAGGGCAGAATCTTCCTGTCTACCTTTTCCTGGCGGACTGACGGCCTTGGAGGCCAGCcagagaaggttctggaagaGGAGGGTCACCAGGGAGACGGCGGGGGCCAGGGCCCGTCTGGCGAGGCGCACACAGGCGCCAGACACGGACGCTAGCGCCcctgggagggagacacggtGAGCAGTCAGACAAACGACATGAGAGGGAACCGTGACCTGTGCCGTGAAGACCAGAGACGGCGACTGTAATATCAGTCACATAACAgatgcactgacacacagacgACAGCAGGGTGGCCCGCTGGTCAGTTTGACATGTTTACAAAGACAGCCATGGGTCTTTGTGGCTAACGCTTCAGTGACACAGAAACATTCGGTAGAATAGTAAAGGAGCGGTGGATGACCGTCTGAGCCCCGGGTTGGTGcggaaagggagtcagatggctgagcggttagggaatcgggctagtaatcagaaggttgccggttcgattccccgctaggctaaatgacgttgtgtccttgggcaaggcacttcaccctacttgcctcgggggaatgaccttactgtaagtcgctctggataagagcgtctgctaaatgactaaatgtaaatgtagatagaGTCTGGTCTCACCTGTCTTGTTCCTCCGACTCTTATCCCAGGAGTAGatggttgaggaggaggaggatgaagatgagagGGCGGCAGCGCTGGAGGCGGCAGcctgagcggaggaggaggaggaggtggcggcGGCGGTGTGAGTGGTGAGGACCTCTTTCCTGTCAGAGTGGATGGAGCAGTCGTTGCAGATGTAGCCGTTGACGTGCGCCGTGTGGGTGTGCGAAGCGGCGCTGTGGAGGTCGCCGTTGACCTTTGAGGAGACGTGCTCCGCCCTAGATCTCCTCTCTGGGtggacatgcatacacacacacataaatatacacacacacaatacaaagaAAAAGATTTTTTAACAAAATGACTACAAAATATGAATATTCGGTCAATTTATCAAGTAAAATTTTAATTTTTCAAAACTTAATCATAAGAGGTTTATTTATAAAAAGGTTTATGGACAAAAAACCTTGCCCATATAATGCCTTACAGATAAATCCAAATCCAAACTCACCTTTGAGAATGGCCTCCTTATTTGCATCTACATAGAACAGATAAGTCTCAGTCAGTCTACAGCAGTTCATGAATTAATCACACCAATACATCAATGACATGATGTCACAGATCAATGCGGTTAATCTCCAAGGTAGCACATCAATGGGATTAGATATACAGATTACACACTTTCCCAACCCCATTGCCATTTTATTAATCCTATACCTGAATTATACATCCCTGTGTCACACATCAAGCATACACCCCACAATGCACAGTGATCTACTTACAAAGCTACAATCACGACCGCAATCCAGACAGCAATTACGATATCTATACACCCTTATTCTACAATGCAACGTCATTGCGTATCTTCGGGATTAGCATCTCCCTTGAAACGTGCCCCTGCAGCAGGGCCAGGCCCAGTACTGACCCCAGTATCCCTCAGTGGTAGcagaggtgctggtggtggtggcgtgCTGGCGTAGGCTGGACTGATCCAGGGCGGAGGAGAGCAGGCAGGCGTTGCTGGCCGTGGGCCCGCTGGCaggcgtggtggtggtggagaaggaCAGGGTCCTGCTCGGCGTCTCTGTGAGGGTCTGGGAGAGCGACTGCTGCTTCCTGCTCCTCACCGTCCTAGAGCGGAGGaacccagggggggggggggggactgaggaCCATGCTGACATCTCCATTGACATCAACATGTGACTTTGtttggtgttgtgtttgtgtttgcattgATATCTCAAAAAACTAttctttacaaaaagtgcaacTACGGTAGTTTTCCTTTTAAGACAAACCCCAGCATCTTAGTATGCACTGAAACAATATATCAGtatttcagagtgtgtgtgtgtgtgtgtgtgagagtatgtgtgtatttatttgtgtgtgtgtggttgtgtgtatgtatgtatttaagtgtgtgtttgtgtgtgtgagagtatgtatgtatttatgtgtgcgtgtttgtatttatgtgtgtgagtgtgagtgggtgggtTTGCGCCCGGCGCGCACGGTCTTACCGTGCCTCTCTCCGACCGGACCCTCCGGTGCTGTAGGTCACCGAGCTGTGGTTGGCGGAGAAGTCGGTGGCCAGGCTGTCGTTGCCATAGAGACCGCCGGTGGTCTGCAGACGCAGGCTGCGCCGCGACATCCTGGGAGAGTCGAAGACGGGAGCGATGTGATGCTGCTGCTCAAACTCGAGCGCTGCCGTCGAGTAGCTGGAGCTgtgggagggagagccagaacgagagagagagagagagagagagagagagagagagagagagagagagggggggggggacaggaaggaggtggGTAGGATGAGGGACAGAGGCAAGAGAGATACAAAaaaagtgggggagagagggaggagaagagagaaaaaggcatgTGGTGAACGGATGTGGACTGTCACTGAATCACCGGCCCAGAAGCTCTCATCACCTACTGCAGTCTCATTAGAGCAGAGAGCCATTACTACTACCGTGCTGAACAGGAATCTAGTCAGGAACATACAGTAGGTACTCCAGCCGGAACGTAAATAACAAAAGCTTAAATGTTGTGAGTCACCATTCGGGCCATAACATGGAGACAGGAGCAGAGAAAGCAGTTTTGGCGGCAAACTGTACTAAAAACAGCGTTTcctctggggaggagggaggaagggaggagaaaagacagagagagagagagagagagagagagagagagaggagagagagaagagagagagagagagagagggtgtgagagagagagggtgtgagagagagagggtgtgagagaaagagggacaggcTGTGTGTTGTTGGGCCTGGCAGGAAATGAGTCACTCAACCCatagaacaaaacaaaaaaacagaggAATAGACACACGAAGGCTGCTACTGAAACAGAGGCCCACATTCTAAAGATACATTCTAACGTGGAGTTAGTCAGCTGGCCATTACCCTGATGGCAAACGATTCAAGCCAGCAAACGTAGAGACAGAATACGGGACGGACAAAAATGTTGACACTGACACTTtgtgttgagcaaacacacaaCTCTGACTCATGACTCAGGCCTGCCACTCCCCCGTACTGGGAACACATCAGGGAAAGCAGGAACCCCCATCGCatttaccacacacactccccgtaACCTATCACCACtcttcgtacacacacacacacacacacacacactttaacagaACAAAGCCCTTAGGGGTTAGATGCACACTCAACAGACTTGGAAGTCGTCCCACGTCAGGCGCGGTCTCTTCTCCTCGACTTTTGGCCTCTGGGCTAAGTCCTAGAAGTCCTCAGATGAACACATGGGGAGACAGACATGGCGACGAGTGGGGCAGGCCAAACCAGGAAGAGAAACGTATCTTATCACCAGCCGGAGGCCTGCCTCCAACTTCCTGTtatgagtggggagggaggggtccgTCCTCAATGCACCAATCAAACTGAGGTACCCAACACACAGTCGTGTTCGGCCTGGGAGGACAGGGAGTGGCCTGGGgacagtcgattgtcgatgcggtCAATGACACGCAGTGGAGAAACACTGGAGAGATTGAAACACCCTGGGTCAGCTGTGCTTAGTCGCTGCCAGCCCCGCCTACACAGGGTGCAGGGCTGCGACTGCTCTCTAGCCTGCTGGGAGAGTTTCAGAATGTGAAAGAAGAGAAAGTGTGCATGGAACTGTGCGTGAGAGAGCGcttgagggtatgtgtgtgtgtgtgtgtgtgtgtgtgtgtgtgtgtgtatatgtgtgtgacaaagagtgcgtgtgtgcgagagagagcttgagcgtgtgcatgtgtttactgTTTATGGGTGACAAGAGAGCTTGAGGGTGTTTAAGTTTATGTGCGAGAGacagcttgagtgtgtgtgagtgagtgagtgagtgtgtgagtgtgagagagagagagagagagagagagagagagagagagagagagagagagagagagagagagagagagagagagagagagagagagagagagagagagagagagagagagagagagagagagagagctttggagtgtgtgtgagtcggtgtgtgcctct is from Osmerus mordax isolate fOsmMor3 chromosome 3, fOsmMor3.pri, whole genome shotgun sequence and encodes:
- the sun1b gene encoding SUN domain-containing protein 1 isoform X3, which translates into the protein MTMDFSRLHTYTPPQCAPENTGYTYSLSSSYSTAALEFEQQHHIAPVFDSPRMSRRSLRLQTTGGLYGNDSLATDFSANHSSVTYSTGGSGRREARTVRSRKQQSLSQTLTETPSRTLSFSTTTTPASGPTASNACLLSSALDQSSLRQHATTTSTSATTEGYWDANKEAILKERRSRAEHVSSKVNGDLHSAASHTHTAHVNGYICNDCSIHSDRKEVLTTHTAAATSSSSSAQAAASSAAALSSSSSSSSTIYSWDKSRRNKTGALASVSGACVRLARRALAPAVSLVTLLFQNLLWLASKAVSPPGKGLMASVCDSARRAVSSSVAGLWLVKQSTLHRMGYRANGYEGKAHSSYCGSMNVKDMVTGDGHLGLNGSLCDDCKGKQHLETHTVVHTHTSRARRLVGALWSLLAYTGYCLLQPGYWMLRAGRVAGSGVAGLAQKLLSVLWMILAAPGKAGRGVLWCVGTGWYQLVSLMSLLNVFILTRCLPKLWKLLLFLLPLLLILALWFWGPSSATLLSLLPAFNLTSPLTYLASLVPASVAVSTPPSPAAVVPLEKSAAASTPQAQPALPSAAVVSGVDLERLERVERRLAVLWEQVQQGDQEQERRHGDALGLYQGLRLQLESRTDRDGLGLWVSGLLEDRLAALRGELEQEGSHRTQSEEQQRERQQSQEARLAELEVLLQQLAVKTQGVQQRQQEEQQRQQEEQQRQQEEQQRQQEDQQRQQEQQQRQQEEEELREKERASLASTAPPAPAPAPAPAPISVGVEQKAHDALLAEVQRLEAELGRVRQDLQGVMGCQGKCEQLDTLQGTVSAQVTAQVSAQVKKELLALFYPGGQAQGEVPEALLAWLSERYVRGADLQASLASLELGILRDVALQLEQSRAQALSEAQALTEAQAQAQIHTITQTVTQSVQHSAAGEGLSEEQVQLIVQNALKLYSQDRTGLVDYALESGGGSILSTRCSETYETKTALMSLFGLPLWYFSQSPRVVIQPDVYPGNCWAFKGSQGYLVIRLSLKVLPTAFCLEHIPKALSPTGHISSAPRNFTVYGLDDEYQEEGKLLGQYTYQDDGDSLQTFPVMEKNDKAFQIIEVRVLTNWGHPEYTCLYRVRVHGEPRVQ
- the sun1b gene encoding SUN domain-containing protein 1 isoform X4; amino-acid sequence: MQKESERRMTMDFSRLHTYTPPQCAPENTGYTYSLSSSYSTAALEFEQQHHIAPVFDSPRMSRRSLRLQTTGGLYGNDSLATDFSANHSSVTYSTGGSGRREARTVRSRKQQSLSQTLTETPSRTLSFSTTTTPASGPTASNACLLSSALDQSSLRQHATTTSTSATTEGYWDANKEAILKERRSRAEHVSSKVNGDLHSAASHTHTAHVNGYICNDCSIHSDRKEVLTTHTAAATSSSSSAQAAASSAAALSSSSSSSSTIYSWDKSRRNKTGLMASVCDSARRAVSSSVAGLWLVKQSTLHRMGYRANGYEGKAHSSYCGSMNVKDMVTGDGHLGLNGSLCDDCKGKQHLETHTVVHTHTSRARRLVGALWSLLAYTGYCLLQPGYWMLRAGRVAGSGVAGLAQKLLSVLWMILAAPGKAGRGVLWCVGTGWYQLVSLMSLLNVFILTRCLPKLWKLLLFLLPLLLILALWFWGPSSATLLSLLPAFNLTSPLTYLASLVPASVAVSTPPSPAAVVPLEKSAAASTPQAQPALPSAAVVSGVDLERLERVERRLAVLWEQVQQGDQEQERRHGDALGLYQGLRLQLESRTDRDGLGLWVSGLLEDRLAALRGELEQEGSHRTQSEEQQRERQQSQEARLAELEVLLQQLAVKTQGVQQRQQEEQQRQQEEQQRQQEEQQRQQEDQQRQQEQQQRQQEEEELREKERASLASTAPPAPAPAPAPAPISVGVEQKAHDALLAEVQRLEAELGRVRQDLQGVMGCQGKCEQLDTLQGTVSAQVTAQVSAQVKKELLALFYPGGQAQGEVPEALLAWLSERYVRGADLQASLASLELGILRDVALQLEQSRAQALSEAQALTEAQAQAQIHTITQTVTQSVQHSAAGEGLSEEQVQLIVQNALKLYSQDRTGLVDYALESGGGSILSTRCSETYETKTALMSLFGLPLWYFSQSPRVVIQPDVYPGNCWAFKGSQGYLVIRLSLKVLPTAFCLEHIPKALSPTGHISSAPRNFTVYGLDDEYQEEGKLLGQYTYQDDGDSLQTFPVMEKNDKAFQIIEVRVLTNWGHPEYTCLYRVRVHGEPRVQ
- the sun1b gene encoding SUN domain-containing protein 1 isoform X2; translation: MQKESERRMTMDFSRLHTYTPPQCAPENTGYTYSLSSSYSTAALEFEQQHHIAPVFDSPRMSRRSLRLQTTGGLYGNDSLATDFSANHSSVTYSTGGSGRREARTVRSRKQQSLSQTLTETPSRTLSFSTTTTPASGPTASNACLLSSALDQSSLRQHATTTSTSATTEGYWDANKEAILKERRSRAEHVSSKVNGDLHSAASHTHTAHVNGYICNDCSIHSDRKEVLTTHTAAATSSSSSAQAAASSAAALSSSSSSSSTIYSWDKSRRNKTGALASVSGACVRLARRALAPAVSLVTLLFQNLLWLASKAVSPPGKGLMASVCDSARRAVSSSVAGLWLVKQSTLHRMGYRANGYEGKAHSSYCGSMNVKDMVTGDGHLGLNGSLCDDCKGKQHLETHTVVHTHTSRARRLVGALWSLLAYTGYCLLQPGYWMLRAGRVAGSGVAGLAQKLLSVLWMILAAPGKAGRGVLWCVGTGWYQLVSLMSLLNVFILTRCLPKLWKLLLFLLPLLLILALWFWGPSSATLLSLLPAFNLTSPLTYLASLVPASVAVSTPPSPAAVVPLEKSAAASTPQAQPALPSAAVVSGVDLERLERVERRLAVLWEQVQQGDQEQERRHGDALGLYQGLRLQLESRTDRDGLGLWVSGLLEDRLAALRGELEQEGSHRTQSEEQQRERQQSQEARLAELEVLLQQLAVKTQEEQQRQQEEQQRQQEEQQRQQEDQQRQQEQQQRQQEEEELREKERASLASTAPPAPAPAPAPAPISVGVEQKAHDALLAEVQRLEAELGRVRQDLQGVMGCQGKCEQLDTLQGTVSAQVTAQVSAQVKKELLALFYPGGQAQGEVPEALLAWLSERYVRGADLQASLASLELGILRDVALQLEQSRAQALSEAQALTEAQAQAQIHTITQTVTQSVQHSAAGEGLSEEQVQLIVQNALKLYSQDRTGLVDYALESGGGSILSTRCSETYETKTALMSLFGLPLWYFSQSPRVVIQPDVYPGNCWAFKGSQGYLVIRLSLKVLPTAFCLEHIPKALSPTGHISSAPRNFTVYGLDDEYQEEGKLLGQYTYQDDGDSLQTFPVMEKNDKAFQIIEVRVLTNWGHPEYTCLYRVRVHGEPRVQ
- the sun1b gene encoding SUN domain-containing protein 1 isoform X1, which produces MQKESERRMTMDFSRLHTYTPPQCAPENTGYTYSLSSSYSTAALEFEQQHHIAPVFDSPRMSRRSLRLQTTGGLYGNDSLATDFSANHSSVTYSTGGSGRREARTVRSRKQQSLSQTLTETPSRTLSFSTTTTPASGPTASNACLLSSALDQSSLRQHATTTSTSATTEGYWDANKEAILKERRSRAEHVSSKVNGDLHSAASHTHTAHVNGYICNDCSIHSDRKEVLTTHTAAATSSSSSAQAAASSAAALSSSSSSSSTIYSWDKSRRNKTGALASVSGACVRLARRALAPAVSLVTLLFQNLLWLASKAVSPPGKGLMASVCDSARRAVSSSVAGLWLVKQSTLHRMGYRANGYEGKAHSSYCGSMNVKDMVTGDGHLGLNGSLCDDCKGKQHLETHTVVHTHTSRARRLVGALWSLLAYTGYCLLQPGYWMLRAGRVAGSGVAGLAQKLLSVLWMILAAPGKAGRGVLWCVGTGWYQLVSLMSLLNVFILTRCLPKLWKLLLFLLPLLLILALWFWGPSSATLLSLLPAFNLTSPLTYLASLVPASVAVSTPPSPAAVVPLEKSAAASTPQAQPALPSAAVVSGVDLERLERVERRLAVLWEQVQQGDQEQERRHGDALGLYQGLRLQLESRTDRDGLGLWVSGLLEDRLAALRGELEQEGSHRTQSEEQQRERQQSQEARLAELEVLLQQLAVKTQGVQQRQQEEQQRQQEEQQRQQEEQQRQQEDQQRQQEQQQRQQEEEELREKERASLASTAPPAPAPAPAPAPISVGVEQKAHDALLAEVQRLEAELGRVRQDLQGVMGCQGKCEQLDTLQGTVSAQVTAQVSAQVKKELLALFYPGGQAQGEVPEALLAWLSERYVRGADLQASLASLELGILRDVALQLEQSRAQALSEAQALTEAQAQAQIHTITQTVTQSVQHSAAGEGLSEEQVQLIVQNALKLYSQDRTGLVDYALESGGGSILSTRCSETYETKTALMSLFGLPLWYFSQSPRVVIQPDVYPGNCWAFKGSQGYLVIRLSLKVLPTAFCLEHIPKALSPTGHISSAPRNFTVYGLDDEYQEEGKLLGQYTYQDDGDSLQTFPVMEKNDKAFQIIEVRVLTNWGHPEYTCLYRVRVHGEPRVQ